One Jannaschia sp. GRR-S6-38 genomic window carries:
- a CDS encoding C40 family peptidase produces MTPANGHAAAHELRGVVEATRYVKGTIRTVQQPLVNLSDAPRGERASQLLFGEAFRVIDERDGFAFGQSLRDGYCGYVLGGALTRQDAATHWVAAPATHLYPKPRLKAPPEVAIFFGSHVRVTSDMGDFQKISTGHFVPTGHLQKLRARFADPVGVADMFLGTPYLWGGSSRWGIDCSGLVQQALIACGHDCPRDSDQQRGLGRELHPEEPLQRGDLVFWDGHVGFMSDAEMLLHANAFHMAVAYEPLSEARARIAASGGAGQGSGEIAARRRIEPTR; encoded by the coding sequence ATGACCCCCGCCAACGGCCATGCCGCCGCGCATGAGCTGCGCGGCGTGGTCGAGGCGACGCGCTACGTGAAGGGCACGATCCGCACCGTGCAGCAGCCGCTCGTGAACCTCTCGGACGCGCCGCGGGGCGAACGCGCGAGCCAGCTTCTCTTCGGCGAGGCCTTCCGCGTCATCGACGAGCGCGACGGTTTCGCCTTCGGCCAGTCGCTGCGCGACGGCTATTGCGGCTACGTGCTGGGCGGGGCGCTCACCCGGCAGGACGCCGCGACCCACTGGGTCGCCGCGCCGGCGACGCATCTCTATCCCAAGCCGCGGCTCAAGGCGCCGCCCGAGGTCGCGATCTTCTTCGGCAGCCATGTCCGCGTCACCTCGGACATGGGGGATTTCCAGAAGATCTCGACCGGGCATTTCGTACCCACCGGCCACCTGCAGAAGCTGCGCGCGCGCTTCGCCGACCCGGTGGGCGTGGCCGACATGTTTCTCGGCACGCCCTATCTCTGGGGCGGATCCTCGCGCTGGGGCATCGACTGTTCGGGCCTCGTGCAGCAGGCGCTCATCGCCTGCGGCCATGACTGCCCGCGCGACAGCGACCAACAGCGGGGCCTCGGCCGCGAACTGCACCCCGAGGAGCCGCTGCAGCGCGGCGACCTCGTGTTCTGGGACGGCCATGTCGGCTTCATGTCCGACGCGGAGATGCTGCTGCACGCCAACGCCTTCCACATGGCCGTCGCCTACGAGCCGCTCTCCGAGGCGCGCGCCCGCATCGCGGCCAGCGGCGGCGCCGGCCAGGGATCGGGCGAGATCGCGGCGCGGCGGCGGATCGAACCCACCCGCTAG
- a CDS encoding leucyl aminopeptidase family protein — MTPRFAAPDTRAVPVRLIPQDGFDDWLDRQDDPVRDWVTANAFTGKAGQVLRVPGPDLGLARVLMGWGRRKDRQRTRFLAARAAEALPPGTYALEGELTANEAEEAALGWLLAGYAFTRYKANGREAPMLRAPRGVDAARVEAIAAGECLTRDLINTPAADMGPGELEAAIRDLGERFGAKVVTTTGDALQDANFPLIHTVGRAAARAPRLVELTWGDEGPALTLVGKGVCFDTGGLNLKPGGSMALMKKDMGGAATVLGLAQMIMASGMRLRLRVLVPAVENAVSGDAFRPGDVLTARDGTTVEINNTDAEGRLVLADALALAVEDAPPDLLVCMATLTGAARVAVGPDLAPFYTDDDALAMALAHAGTRVRDPLWRMPLHRPYEKMIEPAIADLDNAPSGGFAGSITAALFLDRFVRDRARFVHFDIYGWQPSAAPARPKGGAGQGARAIFDALPGVLDL; from the coding sequence ATGACGCCACGCTTCGCCGCCCCAGACACCCGCGCCGTCCCGGTGCGGCTGATCCCGCAGGACGGGTTCGACGACTGGCTCGACCGGCAGGACGACCCGGTGCGCGACTGGGTCACCGCCAATGCCTTCACGGGCAAGGCGGGACAGGTGCTGCGCGTGCCCGGCCCGGATCTGGGGCTGGCGCGCGTGCTGATGGGCTGGGGCCGCCGCAAGGACCGCCAGCGCACGCGCTTCCTCGCCGCCCGCGCGGCCGAGGCGCTGCCACCCGGCACCTACGCGCTGGAGGGTGAGCTGACCGCCAACGAGGCCGAGGAGGCCGCGCTGGGCTGGCTGCTCGCCGGCTATGCCTTCACCCGCTACAAGGCGAACGGCCGCGAGGCGCCGATGCTGCGCGCGCCCCGCGGCGTCGATGCCGCCCGGGTCGAGGCCATCGCCGCGGGCGAGTGCCTGACCCGCGACCTGATCAACACCCCCGCCGCCGACATGGGCCCGGGCGAGCTCGAGGCCGCGATCCGCGACCTGGGCGAGCGTTTCGGCGCCAAGGTCGTGACCACCACGGGCGACGCCCTGCAGGACGCCAATTTCCCGTTGATCCACACCGTCGGCCGCGCCGCCGCCCGCGCACCGCGCCTGGTCGAGCTGACCTGGGGCGACGAAGGCCCGGCGCTGACGCTGGTGGGCAAGGGCGTCTGTTTCGACACAGGCGGGCTCAACCTCAAGCCCGGCGGCTCGATGGCGTTGATGAAGAAGGACATGGGCGGCGCGGCCACGGTGCTGGGGCTGGCGCAGATGATCATGGCGTCGGGTATGCGACTGCGGCTGCGCGTGCTGGTCCCCGCGGTCGAGAACGCCGTCTCGGGCGACGCCTTCCGGCCCGGCGACGTGCTGACCGCGCGCGACGGCACCACGGTCGAGATCAACAACACCGACGCGGAAGGCCGGCTGGTTCTGGCCGACGCGCTGGCGCTCGCGGTCGAGGACGCGCCCCCGGACCTGCTGGTCTGCATGGCCACGCTGACCGGCGCGGCGCGGGTCGCCGTGGGACCCGATCTCGCGCCCTTCTACACCGATGACGACGCGCTCGCGATGGCGCTCGCCCATGCCGGCACGCGGGTGCGCGACCCGCTCTGGCGGATGCCGCTGCACCGGCCCTACGAGAAGATGATCGAACCCGCGATCGCCGATCTCGACAACGCGCCCTCGGGCGGCTTCGCGGGCTCGATCACCGCGGCGCTGTTCCTCGACCGCTTCGTGCGCGACCGCGCGCGCTTCGTCCATTTCGACATCTATGGCTGGCAGCCGTCGGCCGCCCCGGCGCGGCCCAAGGGCGGCGCGGGACAGGGCGCGCGCGCGATCTTCGACGCGCTGCCCGGGGTGCTGGACCTGTGA
- a CDS encoding carbonic anhydrase: MRYAQPLPGSLVKRYHGWKATTFAENEAWYRRLAQEGQRPRAMVISCCDSRVHVTSIFGAEQGEFFIHRNIANLVPPHEPDGLRHGTSAAIEYAVTALHISQIIVLGHSQCGGVKGCEAMCSGHAPELERAESFVGRWMDLLRPGWEAVRGIADADARMEALEKQAVLISLENLMTFPFVAEAVKSGDLALHGLWNDITRGALEIYDARTDAFAPL; encoded by the coding sequence ATGAGATACGCTCAGCCTCTGCCCGGCTCGCTGGTCAAGCGGTACCACGGCTGGAAGGCCACCACCTTCGCCGAGAACGAGGCGTGGTATCGGCGCCTCGCGCAGGAGGGCCAGCGGCCGCGGGCGATGGTGATCTCGTGTTGCGACAGCCGGGTGCACGTGACCTCGATCTTCGGGGCCGAGCAGGGCGAGTTCTTCATCCACCGCAACATCGCCAATCTCGTCCCCCCGCACGAGCCCGACGGGCTGCGCCACGGCACCTCGGCGGCGATCGAATACGCGGTGACGGCGCTGCATATCAGCCAGATCATCGTGCTGGGCCATTCGCAATGCGGCGGGGTGAAGGGCTGCGAGGCGATGTGTTCGGGCCACGCGCCCGAGCTCGAGCGCGCCGAGAGCTTCGTGGGCCGCTGGATGGACCTGCTGCGCCCCGGCTGGGAGGCGGTGCGCGGGATCGCGGATGCTGACGCGCGGATGGAGGCGCTGGAGAAGCAGGCGGTGCTGATCTCGCTCGAGAACCTGATGACCTTCCCCTTCGTCGCCGAGGCGGTGAAATCCGGCGACCTGGCGCTGCACGGGCTGTGGAACGACATTACCCGGGGCGCGCTGGAGATCTACGATGCCCGGACCGATGCCTTCGCGCCGCTCTGA